The genomic region TTTGGCGGCGATGGCGCGCTCTTCGGCCGAGAGGTCGGCGTAGGGAACATTCCAGCGAACTTTGCCGCGCATGCCCTTCTTGTAGTGCGCCTGGTTCCATTCGTATTGCGGCTTGGTCCAGGGATCGACGGCGCCTTCATCCAGCGACAGACCGGGATTTGGAATCACCAGATCCATGTCGTAGTCGATGGTGTTGCCGAAGCCCTGGCAGCGGGGGCAGGCGCCGTACGGGTTGTTGAACGAGAACAGGCGCGGCTCAGGTTCTTCGTAGCGAATGTTGCACTGCTTGCACTCGAAGCGCTGGGCGAAGCGCAAGGTTTGTGGAGCGGAGTCGTCGCGCGGTGCGGTCTGAAAGACGATCTCGCCGGATTCACGATAGGCGGTCTCGATGGCATCGACGACGCGTGGGCGAGATTCGGGTTCGAGCGCGATACGGTCGAGGAGCACGAAGACGGGCTTCGAGAAGTCGAGTTCGAGCAGGGATTCAGGGGAAGAGAACTCGACAATGTTGCCGTTCTGGAAAAGCCGGTTGAACCCGCGCTTGCGGAGTTCGCCAAGCCTGGCTTTGAGGCCTTCGGTGATATCGAATTTCGGTGCGGCTTTCTTTCGGCCGCGCGGTTTCTTCTCGGGTTCCAATGGCGGTGGCGGAGGCTGGACAGGGAAGAGAACGTTGAGACGAGTGCCTTCGCCGAGCGCCATGATCTTGTCGGCGACTTCGTCGACGGTATCTTTACGCACTTCCGTGCCACAGTTCGCGCAGAAAGTGCGACCGACGCGGGCGAAGAGCAGGCGCAGGTAGTCGTAGATTTCGGTGGCGGTGGCGACTGTGGACCGCGGGTTGCGCGTCTGGTTCTTCTGGCGGATGGCAACGGCGGGCGCGATGCCGTCGATGATGTCGACGTCGGGCTTTTCGATTCGCTCGAGGAACTGGCGGGCGTAGGCGGAGAGGGACTCAACGTAGCGTCGCTGGCCCTCGGCGTAAATGGTGTCGAAGGCGAGGGACGATTTACCCGACCCGGAGACTCCCGTGACCACCGTAAGGGTGTTGTGGGGGATCTCGAAGTCGATGTTCTTCAGGTTGTGAACGCGCGCGCCGCGAACTGTAATGGATTCCGTGGACATTCCCAATCTGGCCGGTCGCAGCGCGGAAGATTGCTGAGCGGAGTCAAGTCCCCACAGAACGCTTCCGGACAGCTGCGGAATCTTTCTATTATAAGCGGCGATACGAGGGTTGCTCAAACAACTCGAACTGGGCGCCGAGAGCGGGCTTCAGATTGTGCGCGCTGGGAGTGCGGTGGTAACTTTAAATAGGGCTTTCTACCGCGTCCGGCTCCGATTCTGTCACATGCGGTTCTGACGGATATCACGCGACAGGTGTGTTCCGAAAATCACTCCAGATTGTGACGGATGTCATACAGGGCTGGGTTGCGGTCTCCATACAATCGTTCTTTTGCAGGTCGAGTTTCGGAGGGTTTCTGATGGCAACGACATACAACGGAGTGCGGCTCCCAACCAGCGGGGCGAAGATTGAATTTAAGAACGGGAAGTTCGAAATCCCCGACAACCCGATCATTCCTTACATCGAGGGCGACGGCACGGGCCGCGACATCTGGAAGGCTTCCGTGCGGGTGTTCGATGCCGCGGTAGAGAAGGCTTACAACGGCAAGCGCAAAGTGGCATGGTACGAGGTGTTCGCCGGGGAGAAGGCGAAGAAGATGTTCGATACATGGCTGCCGGATGACACCACGGCGGCGTTCCGCGACCTGCGCATAGGCATCAAGGGGCCGTTGACGACACCGGTGGGCGGAGGAATTCGCTCGCTGAACGTGGCACTGCGCCAGTTGCTCGACCTTTATGGGTGCGTCCGGCCAGTGAAGTACTACGGTGCGCCGTCGCCGGTGAAGCGGCCGGAGTTGATGAACCTGATGATCTTCCGCGAGAACACAGAAGACGTTTACGCCGGCGTGGAGTGGGAGCAGGGAACACCGGAATGCGACAAACTGATCGCCTTCCTGAACAACGAGATGCTGAAGGGCGGCAAGAAGCAGATCCGCCTCGATTCCGGCGTCGGCATCAAGCCGATTTCCGTCACCGGAACGAAGCGCCTGGTGAAGATGGCGCTGGAATATGCGCTGAAGAACGGGCTGAAGAAAGTCACGCTGGTGCATAAGGGCAACATCCAGAAGTTCACGGAAGGAGCGTTCCGGAAGTGGGGATACGAACTCGCGACCGAGGAGTTCCGCGACAAGGTTGTGACTGAGCGCGAAAGCTGGATTCTCGACAATAAAGACCAGCATCCGGAATGGACGGTTGAGCAGAACGCGAACGCAGTCGAACCGGGTATGGAGTTCGCGCCCGAAGATTTTCGCCAGAGTGTCTACAAAGAAGTGAAGACCGTGCTCGATTCGATCTATGCCACCCACGGCGGCGGCAAGTGGAAATCGAAACTGATGGTGAACGACCGCATTGCGGATTCGATTTTCCAGCAGATCGTGACGCGTCCGGACGAGTACAGCGTGCTGGCTACGCCGAACCTCAACGGCGATTATCTTTCCGATGCGGCGGCGGCGCAGGTCGGCGGACTCGGGATCGCGCCGGGCGCGAACATCGGGGCGCAGCACGCGATCTTCGAAGCCACGCACGGGACGGCGCCGAAGTACGCCGATCTCGATGTGATCAACCCGGGATCCGTGATGCTCTCGGGCGTGATGATGTTCGAGTTCATGGGCTGGACGGAAGCGGCGAACCTGATCGAAGAAGGCGTTCGCCGGACGATCGAGCAGAAGAAAGTTACGTACGACTTCCATCGGATGATGGAAGGGGCCACGAAGGTGAAGACGAGCGAGTTTGCGTCGCATATCATCGAAAACATGGCGTCGATGGTTTCGACGGCGGCGCGATAAACAGGGAAGACCCAAGTTTGCTGAACACGGCAGACGTGGAGCACGGAAGCTGTTTCCAAAGAAGTTAAGACCACATCTCCGAAATGCGCGGAGATGTGGGGCACCGTTTGTACTAGATTTACAGATCCGGTATTCATTTCAGCCAGCGCAGGTTATGCGCGCCACTTCATAGGAAAGGAACTCCATGCGCAAGAAAGTAACCATCGTAGGTTCAGGCAATGTGGGGGCGACCGCGGCACACTGGATCGCTTCCAAGGAGTTGGCCGACGTCGTTCTAATTGACATCATTGACGGCGTACCGCAGGGCAAGGGGCTCGACCTGCTCGAGGCGATGCCGATTGAAAAGCGGGACTCGCACGTGAAGGGCACGAACGATTATGCCGACACCGCGAACTCCGACGTTGTCGTGATCACCGCGGGTATTCCGCGCAAGCCGGGCATGAGCCGCGACGATCTGCTGAAGACCAACCACAAAATCATGGCAGATGTGGTTGGCAAGGTTGTGCAGTATTCGCCGAATTGCATCATCATCGTCGTATCGAACCCCCTGGATGCCATGGCGCAGGCCGCGTTCAAACTGAGCGGCTTCTCACGCAACCGCGTGATCGGCATGGCCGGGGTGCTCGACAGCGCGCGCTTCCGCAGCTTCATCGCGGAAGAACTCGATGTCAGCGTGGAGAACGTTACGGCGTTCGTGCTTGGTGGTCATGGAGACACGATGGTTCCCCTAGCGCGTTACTCGACGGTTGCCGGAATTCCGATTACGGAACTCATGGACCAGGCCACGCTCGACCGGCTGATCAAGCGCACCCGTGACGGCGGTATCGAGATCGTCAATTATTTGAAGACCGGCTCGGCGTACTATGCTCCTTCGTCGGCTGCGACGGAGATGGTGGAGGCGATCCTGAAAGATAAGAAGAAGATCCTGCCTTGCGCAGCCTACCTGGAAGGCGAGTACGGGATCAACGGTCTCTATGTCGGCGTGCCGGTGAAACTGGGCGAGCGCGGCATCGAAAAGATCATTGAGATCAAGCTGACAGCCGAAGAGCAGGCGGCGTTGAACAAGAGCGCGGCCGCGGTAAAGGACCTAGTCGGCGTGATCGGGGTGTAGAGACACAAGGTTTAAGGTACAAGGTGGAAGAAAAGCTCCCGTCTTAATGGCGGGAGTTTTTTGTGCGATTTGTCGATCCGGCCTCGGGGTTCCCAGTCTTGCAACATCTCACGCGGAGATGTGATGCATGGCACATTCCCCGCGAAGGCGCGCCAGTAAACTCCGGTACGCAAACTATCAGGAGGTGAGCTATGCCAAGAGTTCGCCAGGCAGTCGCCTTTGCATTCTTACTATGTATTGCAGTCCTGCTGATTTCCTGCCAGGGTTCAAAGCCGGCCCCGGTCGCCTCGGAACAGCCCAAAGCCGAACCCGTAGAGGTAAAGCAGCCGGCTCCTTACACCGCGAAGGCCTGTCTAACGCGAATGGCTGACATGGCAGCGCGGTGGCAGATGGACGCGGTCCCGGTCCGCCTGGAATCACAAGTGAACGATGAAACCACCGGTTCCGATGGCAAATCGACGATCTGGAAAGGAACGTTCGCATCAGCCAGTGGTAGGGCGTGGAAAACATTCACCTGCTCGGGCAGCCGCTTGAAAGATGCCCCGCCATTTGGAGTCACCGGAGACCGAGAGATGCCGCTGTCCCCCAATGATGTCATCCATGGGTTCAGCCCATTGTATGTCCAGGTGGATTCGGACAAGGCATTCTCTATCGCCCAGGAACACGGTGGAGCGTCCCTGTTCAAGAAGGATCCGAAGCAGTCGGTGTACTACTTCCTGGCGCTCGATACAAACGGTAAAACAATTGCCTGGTACGTTTCCTATGGCACAAGCCTGAAGGAGACGCAGGGAATCGGCATCATCGACGCGAGTACAGGAAAGTATCTGCGGGCAGCGAAGTAGGCAAAGCCGCATCAGTGTCTGCTAAATACGGCAGATGTGGGACACGGAGATACACCGGGTTCAGCCGACGCGGTCGGCGATGCTCGATGTGTCCTCGGGCTTGATGGAAGAATCGATTTCGATGCGTTCGACAACGGCCTCGCGAATTTTCGTGAGGTCGTACTTTTCGAAGACAAAGACGGCCGGGCTGTAGAGAAACTTCCAATTCTTCTCGCGCAAAGTGATTTCGAAGCCCTTCGGAGTGCCTACGGTGAATCCCCATTGGCTGCGGTTGCCGGTCTCGACATATTCGACTTCGACGGTCAGCTCGTCGCAGAAGGATTCGGGATCCGGCGGCCCGGTGAGCGCGTTGAAAGTCTTGAAATAGAATGCGCGAATCTCGACGCCGCCGATGAGCATGCGAGGATGAATGTCGCCGTCGGGATCAGGCACCGGAACGAAGGATACCTTCGGGCCGGGATCGGCAGGCGGGGGAACCGTGTAAGAGATTTCCGATTTCTTCCCAGCCCAGCGAGCGACCGCGAACACAGCGATGGCGCAGGTCAGGAAGAAGAGTAGCCTGGGGCCGTCTTGCGAGAACCAGGAGGTTTGGATTATCAAGGCCATTGCACATCGTCGGCAAGTACTCAGCAATCAGCTTTCAGCGTAAAGGGAAGTGCAATCACCTAAATCACTGAATGCTGAGTGCTGACTGCTTACTGCTGGTTTCACACTCTTTCGATTGTCACCTTTTCCAATACAACGTCTTTTTTCGGACGGTCCTGCGCCCCGCGGGGCACTTGCGAGATTTTGTTCGCGATGTCCTGGCCCTCGATGACCTCGCCGAAAATGGTGTGGTTGCCGGTGAGCCAGTCGGTGGGCGCGACGGTGATGAAGAACTGGCTGCCGTTGGTGTTGGGGCCGGAGTTCGCCATGGCGAGTTTGCCCGCCTTATCGAACTTGTGCGCCGAGCCCTTGGTTTCGTCTTCGAACTTGTAGCCGGGGCCGCCCATGCCGGTGCCGCTCGGGTCGCCGCCCTGGATCATGAACTGCGGGATGACGCGATGGAAGACGGTGCCGCTGTAGAGAGGGCCGGGGCCCTTTTTGCGGCTCACGTGGTCGCTCCAGTCGCGCTTGCCCTCGGCGAGGTCGGTGAAGTTCTTCACCGTTTTGGGGGCGTCTTTTTCGAACAGGCGGCAGACGATGGTGCCTTCGCTGGTTTTCAGGGTCGCATAAAGTCCGGGCTCACGTGCCATGGTCTCTCCTTAAAAAGTCAGGTGCGAGTACAAGGTGCGAGGTACGAGTACGAGACGTTACGAATTGGTTCCTACACCTTGAAACTTGCGCATTGTTTTTATATCCCCACCTCTGCTGACTGCAGCAGGCGTAGGGCACGGGGAATCAGGAATACCGAAAGAAACTGCGCCGGGAAACCGGCGCAGTACTAGTGTAAATGGGAGTTCGCGGTAGGGCAAAAGGCAGCCAGAAACTCGCGATAGATTATGAGAAGACGAGTGTCTGTCGAAAAACTCTTTCCGTGGTCCCAAATGTCGAAAATCAACCCCAATTTTGGAGACCAGAAATGTCTCGGAAATCGAGAACGTCGTTTATAGGGCATCCTGACGCGATGGGTTTTTAAGCAATTCCGACTGAAATGAGTTTTTCAACAGGCACACGATATCACGCTAACTATTTCGAGCTAACGCCTGCTCCGAGAATGAACCGGGTGAGCGTCGTGTTCGCATGCAGTCGAAAGTGCGACATGCGGCAAGCGTCGAAGAAACGCGGCAAGGAGAGAATAAAAGGCTGGGCTACCAGCCTTCGTGCTGAATGAGCGAGGTACCGGCCCCGAGAAAATCGTGAGCGACACTCAGTTGTTTGTTCCGATTCCGTAACAGAATCAACTTGCGTAACGCAATATTGCCGCGCCACGCTACCCTGTCAACCAGACTGCCAAGGAGTGCTGTCGGCGTCGAAGTCCAATTCAAGATACCAGAGGATCAGATGTCGAAGAAATTACTCAGAATCTGTCTACTAACAGCAGTTGCAGCATCAGTTCTCATGATTACCGCATGCCCCAAGCAAGAGACCAAGATTGAACCAGGGTGGAGCCAAAAGGAAGGTGCCAAGATCACGCTAACGCATACAATCACATGGGACCCTTCAGGTAGTGATCTCATCGGATTTGACGCGAACCAGGCACTCCTTTCCTTGTCTTTATCGGGAGCCACGATCTCTTCCCCTACGGGCACTGCCACAGTGAGCGTGAAGGACCTCACGAATGGACAGATCGTTGGGCAACAGAACTTTGCGCATGTGGTCAGAGGAACAAGTCTCTATGCCCAGGATCCGACGGCGGTACACAACTGGTTGCAGCAATTCACCCAGTATCCAAGCATAGACGTTATTGTCGTTGCTGCAACAGATGTGAATACGACAGGCAGTAATCCGAGTTGTTTTAGCAGTGCACAATATCTCGGTGTCATATATGCGGCTTCCTCGATGAGTTGGGATCCGCCTGCGCAACCGTGCCCCGAACGTGGTGGCTGCATTTCACAACCGCCTCCTGGAGACAATTAACCGCGAGCGTTACCAGATCGTAGAGTCATAAGAAAAAGGGGTTTTCAATATTCAGGTGAAAGACCTAATGCAACGAAGCAAATGTGTGGCTTGGTTCTGTATGAGCGCCCTGATACTTGCTTCGACCAGTTGCGTGCATTATCGATACGGCCTCCGCCGGGAGATAATGCACGCTGCTGATTCTCAGGTGTGGGGCGTGGGCGTCAGTAGGGCTGGAATGGGGTACAAGATTCACTCATTCACGCGGCTAAATGGTAGCAAGCGGCTGAGGGAGGTGCCATCGGTGACGATCTCATCAGGACGCACAGAGAATTGGGAATGGGAAGTACGCACCATACCATCGCTCGCGCCGTCAGCTATGGGATGGCAACATAAGTCTCACGTGGACAGAGCAGCCACCGACGACCGTCGCATTCTTCCGGCTGCGACCTGGGAGCAAGCTTTCAAAAGGGCATTTAAGACAGTGGAGTACCTTACGGGGCGAGTTCCGCGGCCACTGAAGGTGACCATGATTCTGGTGCCCGAAGGAACCATGTACGAAAAGACCGTTATTAGAGATGCGCAGGGTTACGTACCTTTGACATTCGCCTTTTATTATCCTGAAGCGGATTCTTCCGAGAATTCGCACTTCTCAGCAATGTCTGACGCCGTTGCACGTTCGATCTACGAATATCAGCATGTGCTGTATAGGAACGGCACTGTCTCGCCGATAGGTACGAGTAATGTTGACCGATCAATTAATGACGAAAGCCGAAGTCAATGTTGGTACGATTCCGCTCTACTTAGCCTGACCGCAGGAACACATAGTGTTTCCAGGTGGGGCGCCGACCCGTATATGAAGCGGATAAAGATTGGTTCCGAATCTGCTCTGGCAGTAGTGACATCGTCCGGAGATGTACGGAAGCCTAGTTTCTCCGACACGGCGCCATTGGGCGTAGGGGTCGAGGCGGAGACGGTCGCTGCGTACTTAAGGAGCAGGGGGACTGCAACGGCGCAAGTTGTGAGCAATGATCTTGGTGCGATGAACGCAGTTTTGAGTGTATGCCGGGCCTTGACTCAGAACCCCCACGACCTCGCGACGCGAGAGTATCCGATCGAGCAAGTAAGATTTGTTCCTTATTTTTCGGAGGATGATAAGCAGAAATGACGGTGGATATCGACTCCGGCTCGTGACTACCAACGAGCTCCCGTGGCGTAACTTCTCGTTCTATGCAAATGGCGGGCGATAACAGGGCATACCATAATCTATCCCGATTTCGGAATTCCCGTTTTGGGAATCACCCGGAAATTTTCTGATCGACGTCACAGACTCTCTCCCCCCGTTTCGCTATCCTGACCATGGATCAGTCCACCAGCGGCGCCCTAGTGGGCGCTGTAGCTTTTGTCCCGATCTTTCTCAACCCGCGCACTGCTTTAGGCGGGCACGGCTTGGTGCCCCACATCTGCCGCCGTTAGCAGATGTGGGTCTTCGACCCTGACGTCCCCCTGAATGAAAACAGGAAGATGTGCGCCTTCCATCGCCCGGAGTCAAACTCCTGGGCCATTCAACTCCTCCACCGAGGCTCAGCGCTCTAGTTTTGCTTTTGCATTCCCCGCCGCCCCGGTTTTGCCTTCTCGAAGAACGAAGAACGAAGAACGAAAACACATTTTCCGTGCGCAAGTTCCTGAAAACAAATCCCCTTCCGATATTTTCAGATTTAAACCCTTGTCGCTCAATATTTTGCGGACAAAATTTCCGTAAAATATCGAAAACAAAGATTCGCAAAATAGGGGGTGGGTAGGAAAAGGTGCCCCACATCCGGCAGTCAGCGGAAACGAGGCACCGAGCAGGCCTATTTCTTCGCCTCTTTCTCGGCGGCTGCGCCGGGTTGGACGATCTTGATGTGCCGGATGCGGACGGCGTTGCGTGGCTTGTCGTTGGCGTCGCGCGGGACGCTAGCGATGTGCTCGATCAGAGCCAGGTCGTCGCACTGGCCGAAGATGGTGTGGTGGCCGTTCAGGTGCGGCGTCGCGACCTCGGTGATGAAGAACTGGCTGCCGTTGGTATTCGGCCCGCTGTTCGCCATCGCAAGGCGGCCGGGACGATCGAATTTCAGGTCGGTGATCTCGTCCTTGAACTTGTAGCCGGGATCGCCGGAACCGTTGCCCGCCGGGTCGCCGCCCTGGATCATGAAGCCGGGAATTACGCGATGGAAGATTGTGCCGTCATACAGCGGCGTGTGTTCCTTGGTCGCACCGCTGACGGGATTCTTCCACGTCTTCGTACCTTCGGCTAGGCCGATGAAGTTTTCGACGGTGAGTGGTGCCTTGTCGGGAAAGAGAGTGCAGGTGATGTTTCCGAGGCTGGTTTGAATGATGGCCTTGGGACGTGCCGGCGGCGCGGCTTTCTTTGCTGGCTCATTTGTCTGGGCAAAGCTTGGAAACGAGAATAGGGCGAGGAGAATGACTACGCTGAGTTTACGCATGAATCCTCCAATTCGAGGTCATTGTAGAGATGGAATCGAGTGTGCGCAATGAATGGAGGTTGGTCGAGGTTCAGAATGGAAAAGCCCCACGTCTGCTAACTGCGGCAGACGTGGGGCACGGAGTTATTCTGAACTCAGTTATTTGCGTTCCGCCTGCATCTGCCGCGCGGTCTTCTCAACGTCTGCGAAGACACGTAGCAGATTTCCGCCGAGAATCATGTCGAGTTGCTTCGCCGTGTAGCCGCGTTCGGCAAGGGCTTCGGTGATCTTCGGCAGGTCGGCGACGGAGTTGATGCCCTGTGGTAGGCATGGAACGCCATCGAAATCCGACCCGATGCCGACGTGCGACACCCCGGCGACCTTGGCAATGTGATCGATGTGATCGATCAGATCGCTGAGCGGCGGACGAGGAATCTGACTGTTTAGCTTTTCCTGGTAGTCCTGCAATTGGTTCTCGTCGATCTTGCCATCGTTGTATTGTTTTTCGAGTTCGTGCAATTTCTGAATCTCATCCGGATGATCTTTGGCGAACTGGTCCGTTTCCTGGTTGTACTTGTTGCTGACGAAGCCGCAATTGAAGTTCACCTGCACGACGCCGTTATTTTTCGCGAGCGCTCTCAGCATATCGTCGGTCATGTCGCGCGGAACGTCTGTGAGAGCGCGCGCGGACGAGTGCGAGGCAATGACCGGCGCGCGACTGGTGGCGATCGCGTCGTAGAACGTTTTGTCGCTGACGTGAGAGATGTCGACGATCATGCCAAGGCGGTTCATCTCCTGGACAATCTGGCGGCCGTAATCGGTCATGCCGGGGTCGATGATTTTACCGTCAGCGTCCTTCTTGTAATCGCCCGAAGACTGCGCCCAGTCGAGCGAATTCGACCATGTAAGCGTCATGTAGCGAACGCCGAGCCGATAGTAATCCCGCAGCAGGCCCATGTCTCCTTCAATCGGGTGTCCGCCTTCGAGGCCCAGCAGTGCCGCAATGCGTTTGTGCGGTCCAGTGCGGGCTTTACGGATGTCGGCGGCGGAGTAGGCCATAACCATCTCGTTCGGGTGTTTCGCGACGGTCTCATAGACGGAGTCGATCATGTCCATGGCGCGCTGCACGTACTGGCCTTTGTACTTGTCTGGGTCCACCCAGATGGAGAAGAATTCCGCACCCAGATTGCCTTTCTTCGCGCGCGAGAGATCCCAGTGGCCGAAGCCGGCATCGGTGGAGGGATCGAAGTGTTCGTCGAGAAAACGTCC from Terriglobia bacterium harbors:
- a CDS encoding peptidylprolyl isomerase; its protein translation is MRKLSVVILLALFSFPSFAQTNEPAKKAAPPARPKAIIQTSLGNITCTLFPDKAPLTVENFIGLAEGTKTWKNPVSGATKEHTPLYDGTIFHRVIPGFMIQGGDPAGNGSGDPGYKFKDEITDLKFDRPGRLAMANSGPNTNGSQFFITEVATPHLNGHHTIFGQCDDLALIEHIASVPRDANDKPRNAVRIRHIKIVQPGAAAEKEAKK
- a CDS encoding NADP-dependent isocitrate dehydrogenase, with the protein product MATTYNGVRLPTSGAKIEFKNGKFEIPDNPIIPYIEGDGTGRDIWKASVRVFDAAVEKAYNGKRKVAWYEVFAGEKAKKMFDTWLPDDTTAAFRDLRIGIKGPLTTPVGGGIRSLNVALRQLLDLYGCVRPVKYYGAPSPVKRPELMNLMIFRENTEDVYAGVEWEQGTPECDKLIAFLNNEMLKGGKKQIRLDSGVGIKPISVTGTKRLVKMALEYALKNGLKKVTLVHKGNIQKFTEGAFRKWGYELATEEFRDKVVTERESWILDNKDQHPEWTVEQNANAVEPGMEFAPEDFRQSVYKEVKTVLDSIYATHGGGKWKSKLMVNDRIADSIFQQIVTRPDEYSVLATPNLNGDYLSDAAAAQVGGLGIAPGANIGAQHAIFEATHGTAPKYADLDVINPGSVMLSGVMMFEFMGWTEAANLIEEGVRRTIEQKKVTYDFHRMMEGATKVKTSEFASHIIENMASMVSTAAR
- a CDS encoding dipeptidase, with the translated sequence MRFPTLAAVLLLVATSVAQTKPMTNTSNPKKTTASAATNWRAIHESAIIVDTHADTTGRFLDEHFDPSTDAGFGHWDLSRAKKGNLGAEFFSIWVDPDKYKGQYVQRAMDMIDSVYETVAKHPNEMVMAYSAADIRKARTGPHKRIAALLGLEGGHPIEGDMGLLRDYYRLGVRYMTLTWSNSLDWAQSSGDYKKDADGKIIDPGMTDYGRQIVQEMNRLGMIVDISHVSDKTFYDAIATSRAPVIASHSSARALTDVPRDMTDDMLRALAKNNGVVQVNFNCGFVSNKYNQETDQFAKDHPDEIQKLHELEKQYNDGKIDENQLQDYQEKLNSQIPRPPLSDLIDHIDHIAKVAGVSHVGIGSDFDGVPCLPQGINSVADLPKITEALAERGYTAKQLDMILGGNLLRVFADVEKTARQMQAERK
- the mdh gene encoding malate dehydrogenase; its protein translation is MRKKVTIVGSGNVGATAAHWIASKELADVVLIDIIDGVPQGKGLDLLEAMPIEKRDSHVKGTNDYADTANSDVVVITAGIPRKPGMSRDDLLKTNHKIMADVVGKVVQYSPNCIIIVVSNPLDAMAQAAFKLSGFSRNRVIGMAGVLDSARFRSFIAEELDVSVENVTAFVLGGHGDTMVPLARYSTVAGIPITELMDQATLDRLIKRTRDGGIEIVNYLKTGSAYYAPSSAATEMVEAILKDKKKILPCAAYLEGEYGINGLYVGVPVKLGERGIEKIIEIKLTAEEQAALNKSAAAVKDLVGVIGV
- a CDS encoding peptidylprolyl isomerase, with translation MAREPGLYATLKTSEGTIVCRLFEKDAPKTVKNFTDLAEGKRDWSDHVSRKKGPGPLYSGTVFHRVIPQFMIQGGDPSGTGMGGPGYKFEDETKGSAHKFDKAGKLAMANSGPNTNGSQFFITVAPTDWLTGNHTIFGEVIEGQDIANKISQVPRGAQDRPKKDVVLEKVTIERV